The following proteins are co-located in the Noviherbaspirillum sp. UKPF54 genome:
- the fdhE gene encoding formate dehydrogenase accessory protein FdhE, protein MQIPIQSPAHASVPATLLAPRDDLFSRRAARFEQHADGRADAHWMTWLAELARRQQGAFEAMRADPSPARLIGGEDALKPLWQSLYQTLCDGMAGMPLAAEGRAPLAGGALDQAGQACLRLARGEIVAGTRDSQDYLVAAAMQVAWSATAASLAAQGRAQGEAHQHCPLCGCEPVGSIVMAGEGKAGLRYLECSLCATRWHAVRAHCTLCDEGSVISYLGLEGGNAAIQAECCEHCHGYVKTYFQEKDPYVDPMADDLASVMLDVLVGQEGYCRASPNLFLAGVEAVGAADGG, encoded by the coding sequence ATGCAAATTCCCATACAGTCCCCCGCCCACGCTTCGGTGCCGGCCACCTTGCTGGCGCCGCGCGATGATCTCTTTTCCAGACGCGCCGCCCGCTTCGAGCAACATGCAGACGGACGCGCCGATGCGCACTGGATGACTTGGCTTGCCGAACTCGCACGCCGGCAGCAAGGCGCGTTCGAGGCCATGCGCGCCGACCCCTCGCCGGCAAGACTCATCGGCGGGGAAGATGCACTCAAGCCGCTCTGGCAATCGCTTTACCAGACGCTGTGCGACGGCATGGCAGGAATGCCGCTCGCCGCCGAAGGCAGGGCTCCGCTTGCGGGGGGCGCGCTGGACCAGGCGGGGCAAGCATGCCTGCGGCTTGCGCGCGGCGAGATCGTGGCAGGAACGCGCGACAGCCAGGACTATCTGGTCGCCGCGGCGATGCAGGTCGCCTGGAGCGCCACGGCGGCCAGCCTGGCGGCGCAGGGAAGGGCGCAGGGCGAAGCGCATCAGCATTGTCCGTTGTGCGGCTGCGAACCGGTGGGCAGCATTGTCATGGCGGGCGAAGGAAAAGCGGGACTGCGCTACCTCGAATGCAGCCTGTGCGCTACCCGCTGGCACGCGGTAAGGGCGCACTGCACGCTCTGCGACGAGGGCAGCGTCATCAGCTATCTCGGCCTCGAAGGCGGCAATGCCGCGATCCAGGCGGAGTGCTGCGAACACTGTCACGGCTACGTGAAAACCTATTTCCAGGAAAAGGACCCGTATGTCGACCCGATGGCCGACGACCTCGCTTCCGTGATGCTGGACGTGCTGGTCGGACAAGAGGGATACTGCCGGGCCAGCCCCAACCTGTTCCTTGCCGGCGTCGAGGCGGTCGGCGCCGCTGATGGCGGCTGA
- the dmeF gene encoding CDF family Co(II)/Ni(II) efflux transporter DmeF: MSSHHVPDDLSAWMHDHVFDEGSQSAERGTRAVMWITAAMMVVEIAAGWWFNSMALLADGWHMSSHALAVGLSVAAYAAARRYARDPRFAFGTWKIEVLAGFTSAVLLLAIAVTMVVGSAERLLSPEPIHYQEAILVAIVGLAVNVVCALILGGAHHHHHDHSHGHDHDHHDHGHHDHEHHHDLNLKSAYVHVIADAATSVLAIVALFGGWMYGWAWLDPAMGIVGAVLVAAWAKNLIRDTGKILLDREMDHPVVEEIREAVESGTQEGNTRIADLHVWRVGKRHYSCALTVVTGDASLTSTKLRERIAVHEEVVHATIEIVHRPALQPAS; encoded by the coding sequence ATGTCAAGTCACCACGTTCCCGACGACCTGTCCGCCTGGATGCATGACCATGTCTTCGACGAAGGCAGCCAGTCCGCCGAACGCGGCACGCGCGCGGTCATGTGGATCACCGCCGCCATGATGGTCGTCGAGATCGCCGCAGGCTGGTGGTTCAACTCGATGGCCCTGCTGGCCGACGGCTGGCACATGAGTTCGCACGCGCTGGCCGTCGGCCTGTCGGTCGCCGCCTATGCGGCGGCGCGCCGCTACGCGCGCGATCCGCGCTTTGCCTTCGGCACCTGGAAGATCGAAGTCCTGGCCGGCTTCACCAGCGCGGTGCTGCTGCTGGCGATCGCCGTGACCATGGTCGTCGGCTCCGCCGAGCGGCTCCTGTCGCCCGAGCCGATCCATTATCAGGAAGCGATCCTGGTCGCGATCGTGGGGCTTGCCGTCAATGTCGTGTGCGCGCTGATTCTGGGCGGAGCGCACCATCACCACCATGACCATTCGCACGGCCATGATCACGATCATCATGACCACGGCCACCATGACCATGAGCACCACCACGATCTGAACCTGAAGTCGGCCTACGTGCACGTCATCGCCGACGCCGCCACGTCGGTGCTGGCCATCGTCGCCCTGTTCGGCGGCTGGATGTACGGCTGGGCGTGGCTCGATCCGGCCATGGGCATCGTCGGCGCGGTGCTGGTGGCCGCCTGGGCGAAAAACCTGATCCGCGATACCGGAAAAATATTGCTGGACAGGGAAATGGACCATCCGGTGGTCGAGGAAATCCGGGAAGCGGTGGAGTCCGGCACGCAGGAAGGCAACACGCGCATCGCGGACCTGCATGTCTGGCGCGTCGGCAAGCGCCATTATTCCTGCGCCCTGACGGTGGTCACCGGTGACGCCTCCCTGACCTCGACCAAGCTGCGCGAGCGCATCGCGGTGCACGAGGAAGTGGTCCATGCGACGATCGAAATCGTGCACCGCCCCGCTCTCCAACCAGCGTCGTGA
- the fdxH gene encoding formate dehydrogenase subunit beta — MPLQSLDIKQRSATTTPQPGVRQTTEIAKLIDVSSCIGCKGCQVACSEWNDIRADVGSCVGVYDNPTDRSDKAWTVIRFAEVEQKGKLEWLIRKDGCMHCAEPACLKACPSPGAIIQYKNGIVDFHQENCIGCGYCVTACPFDVPRISKDDGKAYKCSMCSDRVAVGQEPACAKTCPTGAIQFGSKERMKEVAAQRIADLKARGYENAGLYDPPGVGGTHVMYVLHHADQPELYSGLPNNPSISPMVSAWKGVTKPLATMALAGIALGSLFHYVTKGPNEVSKEIEEEIEREDKEGAK, encoded by the coding sequence ATGCCATTGCAATCACTCGATATCAAGCAACGCTCGGCGACCACCACGCCGCAGCCGGGCGTGCGCCAGACCACGGAAATCGCCAAGCTCATCGACGTGTCGAGCTGTATCGGCTGCAAGGGGTGCCAGGTCGCATGCTCCGAATGGAACGATATCCGCGCCGACGTCGGCAGCTGCGTCGGCGTGTACGACAATCCGACCGATCGTTCCGACAAGGCATGGACCGTCATCCGCTTCGCGGAAGTCGAGCAGAAGGGCAAGCTGGAATGGCTCATCCGCAAGGACGGCTGCATGCACTGCGCGGAGCCGGCCTGCCTGAAGGCCTGCCCGTCTCCCGGCGCGATCATCCAGTACAAGAACGGCATCGTCGACTTTCACCAGGAGAACTGCATCGGCTGCGGCTACTGCGTCACGGCCTGTCCGTTCGACGTGCCGCGCATCTCCAAGGATGACGGCAAGGCGTACAAGTGCTCGATGTGCTCGGACCGCGTGGCGGTCGGCCAGGAGCCGGCCTGCGCGAAGACATGCCCGACCGGCGCCATCCAGTTCGGCTCCAAGGAACGCATGAAGGAAGTCGCCGCGCAGCGCATCGCCGATCTCAAGGCGCGCGGCTACGAGAACGCCGGCCTCTACGATCCGCCTGGCGTGGGCGGCACGCACGTGATGTACGTGCTGCACCACGCCGACCAGCCCGAGCTGTATTCCGGCTTGCCGAACAATCCGTCGATCAGCCCGATGGTCTCGGCCTGGAAGGGCGTCACCAAGCCGCTCGCCACCATGGCGCTGGCCGGCATCGCTCTGGGCAGCCTGTTCCATTACGTGACCAAGGGCCCGAACGAGGTGTCGAAGGAGATCGAGGAAGAGATCGAACGCGAAGACAAGGAGGGTGCAAAATGA
- a CDS encoding formate dehydrogenase subunit gamma, whose protein sequence is MIRDPKDLQRYNASERANHWVVGISFILLALSGLAFFHPAFFPLTQLFGSPVWTRILHPYVGVLMALSFLSIFLRFRHLNKITPADKEWLAKAKNMVDGNDHDMPEQGKYNGGQKVMFWAAAACMLLMTVSGLAIWRAWFGFDVSLVRLGAVVHAATGAAMIGLIMVHVYAAIWVKGTVRAMWYGTVTRAWAKQHHRDWYRQMTGK, encoded by the coding sequence ATGATCCGCGATCCGAAAGACCTGCAACGCTATAACGCGTCCGAGCGTGCCAATCACTGGGTGGTGGGCATCAGCTTCATCCTGCTCGCCCTGTCCGGCCTGGCATTTTTCCATCCTGCGTTCTTCCCGCTGACCCAGCTGTTCGGCAGCCCGGTATGGACGCGTATCCTGCATCCCTATGTTGGCGTGCTGATGGCGCTATCCTTCCTGTCGATCTTCCTGCGTTTCAGGCATCTGAACAAGATCACGCCGGCGGACAAGGAGTGGCTGGCGAAGGCGAAGAACATGGTGGACGGCAACGACCATGACATGCCGGAGCAGGGCAAGTACAACGGCGGCCAGAAGGTCATGTTCTGGGCGGCGGCTGCGTGCATGCTGCTGATGACGGTGTCGGGCCTGGCGATCTGGCGCGCATGGTTCGGCTTCGACGTCAGCCTGGTGCGGCTCGGTGCCGTGGTGCATGCCGCCACCGGCGCGGCAATGATCGGCCTAATCATGGTGCACGTCTACGCGGCCATCTGGGTCAAGGGCACGGTGCGGGCGATGTGGTACGGCACGGTGACCCGTGCCTGGGCCAAGCAGCATCACCGTGACTGGTATCGCCAGATGACGGGCAAGTAG
- a CDS encoding TlpA disulfide reductase family protein: MSAGTDCFRRVILAVTLATLALAWQPLAAKAPSLRAWPRETPSPALKMTDLSGTQWDLESLRGKVVVLNFWASWCSPCVDEIPFLNDLASGPSATGKVVVLGVNFKESAAAVDRFSAVQNFRYPIVLDKSGEHFKKWTTGILPTTVLIAPDGKARWRIVGELDREDGRLQEAIDRMLDERK; the protein is encoded by the coding sequence ATGTCAGCAGGGACAGATTGTTTTCGCCGCGTCATCCTTGCCGTGACGCTCGCGACGCTTGCTCTGGCATGGCAGCCGCTGGCAGCCAAGGCGCCTTCGCTGCGCGCATGGCCCAGGGAAACGCCGTCGCCGGCACTGAAAATGACCGATCTCTCCGGAACCCAATGGGACCTGGAGAGCTTGCGCGGCAAGGTGGTCGTTCTGAATTTCTGGGCCAGCTGGTGCTCGCCCTGCGTGGACGAAATTCCTTTTCTCAATGACCTGGCCTCGGGCCCATCGGCAACGGGAAAAGTCGTTGTTCTTGGCGTCAATTTCAAGGAATCCGCCGCAGCCGTCGACCGCTTTTCGGCCGTCCAGAACTTCCGGTATCCGATCGTGCTCGATAAATCCGGAGAGCATTTCAAGAAATGGACGACCGGCATTTTGCCGACCACGGTCCTGATCGCGCCCGATGGCAAGGCGCGCTGGCGCATCGTCGGCGAACTGGACCGCGAGGACGGCCGCCTGCAGGAAGCGATCGACAGAATGCTGGATGAGCGAAAATAG
- a CDS encoding metal/formaldehyde-sensitive transcriptional repressor translates to MGHTIREKTKLLNRVRRLRGQVDAIERALDEERGCAEVLQLIASTRGAMNGLMAELMEGHIRDHVASPDLASDAMRQQGADELIEVLRTYLK, encoded by the coding sequence ATGGGACACACCATTCGAGAAAAGACCAAGCTGCTCAATCGCGTGCGCCGCCTGCGCGGGCAAGTCGACGCCATCGAGCGCGCGCTGGACGAGGAACGCGGCTGCGCCGAAGTACTGCAACTGATCGCATCCACGCGCGGGGCGATGAACGGCCTCATGGCGGAGCTCATGGAAGGCCATATCCGCGATCACGTGGCCAGCCCCGATCTGGCGAGCGATGCCATGCGCCAGCAAGGCGCCGACGAACTGATCGAAGTCTTGCGCACCTATCTGAAATAA
- a CDS encoding DUF3147 family protein — MTWMIAKYGITAAVVVLVSELAKRSDKLGGLIAALPMVTVLTLIWLHVEQQPVDKIANHAWYTFWYVVPTLPMFLVFPFLLPRIGFWGSLGAGIALTIACVAVFALVLRHFGIDLL, encoded by the coding sequence ATGACCTGGATGATCGCCAAATACGGGATTACCGCCGCCGTCGTCGTGCTGGTATCGGAGCTGGCCAAGCGCAGCGACAAGCTGGGCGGCTTGATCGCCGCGCTGCCGATGGTCACCGTGCTGACCCTGATCTGGCTGCATGTCGAGCAGCAGCCAGTGGACAAGATCGCAAACCATGCGTGGTACACGTTCTGGTACGTGGTGCCGACGTTGCCGATGTTCCTGGTGTTTCCCTTCCTGCTGCCACGGATCGGGTTCTGGGGTTCGCTCGGCGCCGGCATCGCCTTGACGATCGCCTGCGTCGCCGTCTTCGCGCTCGTGCTGCGCCACTTCGGCATCGATCTGCTGTAA
- the fdnG gene encoding formate dehydrogenase-N subunit alpha yields the protein MDNKKNSAPVKLTRRQFFKISTAGVGVSGLALAGIAPTAAHAEVREYKLTRAREIRNTCTYCSVGCGLLMYSLGSGAKNAKAEIIHIEGDPDHPVSRGALCPKGAGLLDFVHSPKRLKYPEVREAGSKEWKRISWHEAIDRIAKHMKADRDANVVEKNADGVPVNRWLSTAMLTASAGSNETGILTQKFLRSLGIVATDAQARVCHGPTVSALAATFGRGAMTNSWVDIKNADFILVMGGNAAEAHPVGFRWAIEAKKQRGAKLVVVDPRFNRTAAVADHYMPIRAGSDIAFLGGVINWLVANDKIQWDYVKAYTNVGAIVVEGYSFEDGLFSGYDAEKGKYDRGTWNYELDEKGQVKTDPTLQHPRCVWNLMKAHYARYTPDVVSSLTGTPKEDFLKVCELLGETAVAGKVGTILYALGWTQHTVGAQNIRTMAMIQLLLGNIGMPGGGVNALRGHSNIQGLSDVGLLSTSLPGYLTLPNEKQHPTFAEYLAKNSPKALRDNQLNYWANTPKFFVSLMKWFWGDKATKDNNWGYDWLPKWDKMYDILQVVEMMNQGKVNGFIVQGFNPLASFPDANKVAESFSKLKYMVVIDPIATETSTFWQNQGEAHDVDPAKIGTEVFRLPSTCFAEEDGAIVNSARWLQWHWKGADAPGEAKGDTEIIGELFVALRELYRKEGGKAAEPILNVAWNYADPTAPSPEELAKEMNGRALADIPDPKDATKFLAKKGEQLPGFATLQDDGSTSCACWIFSGSWTQAGNQMARRDNTDVGLGNTPGWAWAWPANRRILYNRASCTPEGKPWDPRRKLIAWNGEKWAGADVPDFKIDSAPADGMGPFIMNPEGIGRLFCTDKLVDGPFSEHYEPMETPLGTNPLHPKVVNSPAVRIFKSDRARLGTHEEFPYVGTTYRLTEHFQFWTKSVKLNAIAQPEQFVEIGETLAKEKNIAQGDMVKVSSKRGFIKAKAVVTKRVKALTVNGKTVHQIGIPLHWGWETVAKKGFLTNILPPAVGDCNTQTPEYKAFLVNIQKI from the coding sequence ATGGACAACAAGAAAAACTCCGCCCCCGTAAAATTGACAAGGCGGCAGTTCTTCAAGATTTCGACGGCGGGCGTTGGCGTGTCCGGCCTGGCCCTGGCCGGCATCGCCCCGACTGCCGCGCATGCCGAGGTGCGCGAATACAAGCTGACACGCGCCCGTGAAATCCGCAATACCTGTACCTATTGCTCGGTGGGCTGCGGCTTGCTGATGTATAGCCTGGGCAGCGGCGCTAAGAACGCCAAGGCCGAGATCATCCATATCGAAGGCGATCCCGATCACCCGGTCAGCCGCGGCGCGCTGTGCCCCAAGGGCGCCGGCTTGCTCGATTTCGTGCACAGCCCGAAGCGCCTGAAGTATCCGGAAGTGCGCGAAGCGGGCAGCAAGGAGTGGAAGCGCATCAGCTGGCATGAAGCGATCGACCGCATCGCCAAGCACATGAAGGCCGACCGCGATGCCAACGTGGTCGAGAAAAATGCCGACGGCGTGCCGGTCAACCGCTGGCTGTCGACGGCGATGCTGACCGCATCGGCCGGCTCCAACGAGACCGGCATCCTCACGCAGAAATTCCTGCGCTCGCTCGGCATCGTCGCCACCGACGCGCAGGCGCGCGTCTGCCACGGGCCGACCGTGTCCGCGCTGGCCGCCACCTTCGGCCGCGGCGCGATGACCAACAGCTGGGTTGACATCAAGAACGCCGACTTCATCCTGGTCATGGGCGGCAATGCCGCCGAGGCGCATCCGGTGGGTTTCCGCTGGGCGATCGAGGCGAAGAAGCAGCGCGGCGCCAAGCTGGTCGTGGTCGATCCGCGCTTCAACCGCACCGCCGCCGTGGCGGATCACTACATGCCGATCCGCGCAGGATCGGACATCGCCTTTTTGGGCGGCGTGATCAACTGGCTGGTCGCCAACGACAAGATCCAGTGGGACTACGTAAAAGCCTATACCAACGTCGGCGCGATCGTGGTCGAAGGCTACAGCTTCGAGGACGGCCTGTTCTCCGGCTACGACGCCGAGAAGGGCAAATACGACCGAGGCACCTGGAATTACGAGCTCGACGAAAAAGGACAGGTCAAGACCGATCCCACGTTGCAGCATCCGCGCTGCGTGTGGAACCTGATGAAGGCGCACTACGCGCGCTACACCCCGGATGTGGTCTCCAGCCTGACCGGCACGCCGAAGGAAGACTTCCTCAAGGTATGCGAGCTGCTGGGTGAAACCGCGGTGGCGGGCAAGGTCGGCACCATCCTCTACGCGCTGGGCTGGACGCAGCACACCGTCGGCGCGCAGAACATCCGCACGATGGCGATGATCCAGCTTTTGCTCGGCAATATCGGCATGCCCGGCGGCGGCGTGAATGCGCTGCGCGGCCACTCCAATATCCAGGGCCTGTCCGACGTCGGCCTTCTGTCGACTTCGTTGCCGGGCTACCTGACGCTGCCCAACGAGAAGCAGCATCCGACCTTTGCCGAGTATCTCGCGAAGAACTCGCCGAAGGCCCTGCGCGACAACCAGCTCAACTACTGGGCGAACACGCCGAAGTTCTTCGTCAGCCTGATGAAGTGGTTCTGGGGCGACAAGGCGACCAAGGACAACAACTGGGGCTACGACTGGCTGCCCAAGTGGGACAAGATGTACGACATCCTGCAAGTCGTGGAGATGATGAACCAGGGCAAGGTGAACGGCTTCATCGTCCAGGGCTTCAACCCGCTCGCGTCCTTCCCGGATGCGAACAAGGTGGCCGAGTCGTTCTCCAAGCTGAAGTACATGGTCGTGATCGATCCGATCGCCACCGAAACCTCGACCTTCTGGCAAAACCAGGGCGAAGCGCACGACGTCGATCCGGCAAAGATCGGCACCGAAGTGTTCCGCCTGCCGTCGACTTGCTTTGCCGAGGAAGACGGCGCCATCGTCAATTCCGCGCGCTGGCTGCAATGGCACTGGAAGGGCGCCGATGCGCCGGGCGAGGCGAAGGGGGACACCGAGATCATCGGCGAGCTGTTCGTCGCGCTGCGCGAGCTGTATCGCAAGGAAGGCGGCAAGGCCGCCGAGCCGATCCTCAACGTCGCATGGAATTACGCCGACCCGACGGCGCCGTCGCCGGAAGAACTGGCGAAGGAAATGAACGGCCGCGCGCTGGCCGACATTCCCGATCCGAAGGATGCGACCAAGTTCCTCGCGAAGAAGGGCGAGCAGCTGCCCGGCTTCGCGACGCTGCAGGATGACGGCTCGACTTCCTGCGCGTGCTGGATTTTCTCCGGCTCGTGGACGCAGGCCGGCAACCAGATGGCGCGCCGCGACAACACCGATGTCGGCCTGGGCAACACGCCGGGCTGGGCCTGGGCATGGCCCGCCAACCGCCGCATCCTGTACAACCGCGCATCGTGCACGCCGGAAGGCAAGCCGTGGGATCCGCGCCGCAAGCTGATCGCCTGGAACGGCGAGAAATGGGCGGGCGCCGACGTGCCGGACTTCAAGATCGATTCCGCGCCGGCCGACGGCATGGGCCCGTTCATCATGAACCCGGAAGGCATCGGCCGCCTGTTCTGCACGGACAAGCTGGTCGACGGGCCATTCTCCGAGCACTACGAACCGATGGAAACGCCGCTCGGCACCAACCCGCTGCATCCGAAGGTGGTGAACAGCCCGGCGGTGCGCATCTTCAAGAGCGACCGTGCGCGCCTCGGCACGCACGAGGAATTCCCGTATGTCGGCACCACCTACCGCCTGACCGAGCACTTCCAGTTCTGGACCAAGTCCGTGAAGCTGAATGCGATCGCGCAGCCGGAGCAGTTCGTCGAGATCGGCGAGACGCTCGCCAAGGAAAAGAACATCGCCCAGGGCGACATGGTCAAGGTCAGTTCCAAGCGCGGCTTCATCAAGGCCAAGGCGGTGGTGACCAAGCGCGTGAAGGCGCTGACGGTCAACGGCAAGACGGTGCACCAGATCGGCATTCCGCTGCACTGGGGCTGGGAAACGGTGGCCAAGAAGGGCTTCCTCACCAACATCCTGCCGCCGGCCGTGGGCGACTGCAATACGCAGACGCCGGAATACAAGGCCTTCCTGGTCAATATTCAAAAAATCTGA
- the fdhD gene encoding formate dehydrogenase accessory sulfurtransferase FdhD — MTPQQPGAACADDLDDLPLPPSASTRQVTRFRHGVPMAIPDVVIEETPVALVYNGISHAVMLASPTDLEDFATGFSLSEGIVARLGEIHDIEIKAHCSGVTLELDIAAERFVALKERRRSLAGRTGCGLCGIDSLDALSGMARAQALAGPPIDIAAIGAALRALPGRQPLRESTGAAHGAAWVDMAGRIVHMREDVGRHNALDKLIGCLAAKRIDTAQGFALITSRASYEMVQKAINVGIHAVVAISAPTGMAVRLADEAGLLLAGFANDDRFVAYTQPRRLRGAVQSETDLRGMAALAASNE; from the coding sequence ATGACTCCCCAACAACCGGGCGCCGCATGCGCCGATGACCTCGACGACCTGCCGCTGCCGCCCAGCGCGTCCACACGGCAGGTGACGCGCTTTCGCCATGGCGTTCCCATGGCCATTCCCGATGTGGTGATCGAGGAAACGCCTGTCGCACTTGTCTATAACGGCATTTCCCATGCGGTCATGCTTGCCTCGCCCACAGACCTGGAAGACTTCGCGACGGGTTTCAGCTTGAGCGAAGGCATCGTGGCACGGCTTGGCGAAATCCATGACATCGAGATCAAGGCGCACTGCTCGGGCGTCACCTTGGAACTGGACATCGCCGCCGAGCGCTTTGTCGCCCTGAAAGAAAGAAGGCGCAGCCTGGCGGGGCGCACCGGCTGCGGCTTGTGCGGTATCGACAGCCTCGACGCCTTGTCCGGCATGGCGCGCGCGCAGGCGCTGGCGGGGCCTCCTATCGACATTGCGGCCATCGGCGCCGCGTTGCGCGCGCTGCCCGGGCGGCAGCCCTTGCGCGAAAGTACGGGCGCAGCGCACGGAGCCGCCTGGGTCGACATGGCGGGTCGCATCGTGCACATGCGCGAGGATGTAGGCAGGCACAACGCGCTCGACAAGCTGATCGGTTGCCTCGCTGCGAAGCGCATCGATACGGCGCAGGGATTTGCGCTCATCACCAGCCGCGCTTCCTATGAAATGGTGCAGAAAGCGATCAACGTCGGCATCCACGCCGTCGTGGCCATCTCGGCTCCCACCGGCATGGCAGTCCGTCTCGCCGACGAGGCCGGCCTGCTCCTGGCCGGATTTGCCAACGACGACAGGTTTGTCGCCTATACTCAACCCAGGCGCTTGCGCGGCGCCGTACAATCCGAGACGGATCTGCGCGGCATGGCGGCGCTGGCCGCATCCAACGAATGA